The following coding sequences lie in one Mus musculus strain C57BL/6J chromosome 11, GRCm38.p6 C57BL/6J genomic window:
- the Lgalsl gene encoding galectin-related protein, translated as MAGSVADSDAVVKLDDGHLNNSLGSPVQADVYFPRLIVPFCGHIKGGMRPGKKVLVMGIVDLNPESFAISLTCGDSEDPPADVAIELKAVFTDRQLLRNSCISGERGEEQSAIPYFPFIPDQPFRVEILCEHPRFRVFVDGHQLFDFYHRIQTLSAIDTIKINGDLQITKLG; from the exons ATGGCGGGGTCGGTGGCCGACAGCGACGCCGTGGTG AAACTTGATGATGGGCACTTAAACAACTCCTTGGGTTCTCCAGTTCAAGCCGACGTGTACTTCCCACGACTG ATAGTTCCATTTTGTGGGCACATTAAAGGTGGCATGAGACCAGGCAAGAAGGTATTAGTGATGGGCATCGTAGATCTCAACCCCGAAAG ctttgccATCAGCTTGACCTGTGGAGACTCTGAAGATCCTCCTGCCGATGTGGCAATTGAACTCAAAGCTGTGTTCACAGACCGGCAGCTGCTCAGAAACTCTTGTATCTCAGGAGAAAGAGGCGAGGAGCAGTCGGCAATCCCTTACTTTCCATTCATCCCAGACCAGCCGTTCAGG gTGGAGATTCTTTGCGAGCACCCACGTTTCAGAGTGTTTGTGGATGGACACCAACTTTTTGATTTTTATCACCGTATTCAAACATTATCTGCAATTGACACCATAAAGATCAATGGGGACCTCCAGATCACCAAACTTGGCTGA
- the Lgalsl gene encoding galectin-related protein isoform X2 gives MRKEKLDDGHLNNSLGSPVQADVYFPRLIVPFCGHIKGGMRPGKKVLVMGIVDLNPESFAISLTCGDSEDPPADVAIELKAVFTDRQLLRNSCISGERGEEQSAIPYFPFIPDQPFRVEILCEHPRFRVFVDGHQLFDFYHRIQTLSAIDTIKINGDLQITKLG, from the exons ATGCGGAAGGAG AAACTTGATGATGGGCACTTAAACAACTCCTTGGGTTCTCCAGTTCAAGCCGACGTGTACTTCCCACGACTG ATAGTTCCATTTTGTGGGCACATTAAAGGTGGCATGAGACCAGGCAAGAAGGTATTAGTGATGGGCATCGTAGATCTCAACCCCGAAAG ctttgccATCAGCTTGACCTGTGGAGACTCTGAAGATCCTCCTGCCGATGTGGCAATTGAACTCAAAGCTGTGTTCACAGACCGGCAGCTGCTCAGAAACTCTTGTATCTCAGGAGAAAGAGGCGAGGAGCAGTCGGCAATCCCTTACTTTCCATTCATCCCAGACCAGCCGTTCAGG gTGGAGATTCTTTGCGAGCACCCACGTTTCAGAGTGTTTGTGGATGGACACCAACTTTTTGATTTTTATCACCGTATTCAAACATTATCTGCAATTGACACCATAAAGATCAATGGGGACCTCCAGATCACCAAACTTGGCTGA
- the Lgalsl gene encoding galectin-related protein isoform X1: MYKPWTSILLLLQTVQLSFLPLGWNSLKEAIPGLPLWSPPPSLDLTPDPPPQSPRMRKEKLDDGHLNNSLGSPVQADVYFPRLIVPFCGHIKGGMRPGKKVLVMGIVDLNPESFAISLTCGDSEDPPADVAIELKAVFTDRQLLRNSCISGERGEEQSAIPYFPFIPDQPFRVEILCEHPRFRVFVDGHQLFDFYHRIQTLSAIDTIKINGDLQITKLG; the protein is encoded by the exons ATGTACAAGCCTTGGACCTccattctccttctcctccaaACAGTGCAACTATCTTTCCTCCCACTAGGTTGGAATTCTCTGAAAGAAGCCATACCAGGTCTTCCTCTTTGGAGTCCTCCACCTTCTCTCGACCTCACTCCTGATCCACCCCCACAGTCCCCCAGGATGCGGAAGGAG AAACTTGATGATGGGCACTTAAACAACTCCTTGGGTTCTCCAGTTCAAGCCGACGTGTACTTCCCACGACTG ATAGTTCCATTTTGTGGGCACATTAAAGGTGGCATGAGACCAGGCAAGAAGGTATTAGTGATGGGCATCGTAGATCTCAACCCCGAAAG ctttgccATCAGCTTGACCTGTGGAGACTCTGAAGATCCTCCTGCCGATGTGGCAATTGAACTCAAAGCTGTGTTCACAGACCGGCAGCTGCTCAGAAACTCTTGTATCTCAGGAGAAAGAGGCGAGGAGCAGTCGGCAATCCCTTACTTTCCATTCATCCCAGACCAGCCGTTCAGG gTGGAGATTCTTTGCGAGCACCCACGTTTCAGAGTGTTTGTGGATGGACACCAACTTTTTGATTTTTATCACCGTATTCAAACATTATCTGCAATTGACACCATAAAGATCAATGGGGACCTCCAGATCACCAAACTTGGCTGA